Proteins encoded together in one Bacteroidetes Order II. bacterium window:
- a CDS encoding OmpA family protein, protein MKNLRNILTALVIATMALTSMVGCNASKTAKGAGIGAAAGAAIGGLLGNRSGETGKGAAIGGAIGAAVGAIIGDQMDRQAAELKQQLPDAEVVRDGEGIKVVFNSAILFGFDSDKLQANAQPDLKDLANSMKTYPGTALEIIGHTDSVGSDSYNQKLSERRASSVANFLKSQGVENTRLMTRGLGETQPVADNTSEAGRQQNRRVEIKINITEEYRRQLEQQQAQSGSNG, encoded by the coding sequence ATGAAGAACCTCAGAAACATACTCACTGCTTTGGTAATTGCCACAATGGCCCTCACCAGTATGGTGGGTTGTAATGCGAGCAAAACGGCAAAAGGAGCCGGAATCGGTGCCGCAGCTGGCGCAGCAATTGGTGGGCTATTGGGCAACCGCTCTGGTGAAACCGGAAAAGGTGCAGCCATTGGTGGCGCGATTGGTGCTGCGGTGGGTGCTATTATCGGCGACCAAATGGATCGTCAGGCAGCAGAACTAAAACAACAACTGCCAGATGCCGAAGTCGTTCGGGATGGCGAAGGCATTAAAGTTGTATTTAACTCGGCTATCCTGTTCGGTTTCGATTCCGACAAACTACAGGCCAATGCCCAACCCGATCTGAAAGACCTTGCTAACTCGATGAAAACCTATCCAGGGACAGCACTCGAAATCATCGGCCATACCGATAGTGTGGGTTCAGATTCCTACAATCAGAAGCTCTCTGAACGCCGAGCTTCCTCCGTTGCAAACTTCTTAAAGTCTCAAGGGGTTGAGAATACGCGCCTTATGACAAGAGGACTGGGTGAAACGCAACCTGTGGCAGACAACACTTCCGAGGCTGGACGCCAACAAAACCGCCGCGTAGAGATTAAAATCAACATTACAGAAGAATATCGCCGTCAGTTGGAGCAACAACAAGCCCAATCTGGATCCAACGGATAA